A genomic window from Macaca thibetana thibetana isolate TM-01 chromosome 16, ASM2454274v1, whole genome shotgun sequence includes:
- the LOC126938390 gene encoding small nuclear ribonucleoprotein E-like yields the protein MAYRDQGQKMQKVVVQPINLIFRYLQNRLWIQAWLYEQVNMWIEGCIIGFNEYMNLVLDDAEEIHSKTKSRKQLGQITLKGDNITLL from the coding sequence ATGGCATACCGTGACCAGGGCCAGAAAATGCAGAAGGTTGTGGTGCAGCCCATCAACCTCATCTTCAGATACTTACAAAATAGATTGTGGATTCAGGCGTGGCTCTATGAGCAAGTGAATATGTGGATAGAAGGCTGTATCATTGGTTTTAATGAGTATATGAACCTTGTATTAGATGATGCAGAAGAGATTCATTCTAAAACAAAGTCAAGAAAACAACTGGGTCAGATCACGCTAAAAGGAGATAATATTACTCTGCTATAA